The Scylla paramamosain isolate STU-SP2022 unplaced genomic scaffold, ASM3559412v1 Contig71, whole genome shotgun sequence genome contains the following window.
gagagagacagacagacagacagacagacagacagacagacagagagagagagagagagagagagagagagagagagagagagagagagagagagagagagagagaaatttgtgcAGGGCCCTTGATTTAGGAGTGGGCAAAGAGGGCAGCTGCCCAGGGGCCAGAGGCTTCCACAATGTTGGGATCTCCACAATCTGGGGAGTCCCTTACATAATTAAGCATTCTGTAAGTGAAAGAAACTCAAATTAATCAGTAAACACTAATTTTCTATgaactttttaacattttttgtcattattaatacagctgcttttgtttcatttacactaaataaatatgcTCTTTTCTCtagattatattatatatattaaaaaattgaatgaaatatagatacataaaaacattaatataaaTATCTCAGGCTGGCCATGGGCCTCCACAGACCTCAAGGTGGTGTGTCACACCAACACTTTTTCCGTCAACTTTTTCCATCGTTTTTCTGAAAATCATGGATATCTTGGCTGCGGCCTGTCGCACACAAATGGTGTTTCATCTGAAACTTTCCGTTGGCACAGCCCAAGGAGTGCAAACAAACATGGAGTCCACACTGCAGCAAAGATATGCTACTCTGAAACTAATACTGTGTACTGTGAGACACAGTATTGGAGGGCACAGGTGACTGTGTTGTGAGCCGCTCTTTTCAGGCCTTTCTTCATACAAGATTCATCCTTGTGGTCCCAGAGGCACTTATGGCTCCTGATGCTTTCCACAAGGATCTCCTCTGAACGGCGTGTCCAACTTGGATGTGGTTTTCCTTCCATGACGAAGCGTAGAGGTGGTAATAACGCTCTGTGAGACAGGTTGAAGTCACGCGGAAAgtcttggtcttggtcttggAAATATAAACAAAGGCGGAAGTTTGCAGGAGGAAACAATCCTGATCGTCTGACAAATTCATGCGATAAGTTCATGTGGAACGAAGAAAAATCGACGGAAAAAGTGCTAGTATGACACCACCTTAAATCCACCCCTGGATTTgtgagttaattttttttctttttttttcttacttgagGGGCATTGGttttgggagggaaaaaaaaaaaaaaaaaaaagacgcactTAGGTGCCATTCCCTTAAGaccaaaaggatcatccaaaattggagggtaagtgccttgaaactttcctcttgaaagagttctagtcataaggaggaaatatagaagtagGCAGAGTGTTCCAGAGTCTACCAAAAACTAACTGACTGTTAGGCTAGACTGTGTAAAATACTGATGTGACTACAgtcctctttttctgtttttgctgCTTCTCTGGAGTGAGGGGCTGGCACCATGCACAAGTCTTCTTTGGTTGtgtctgtcccttgcatcttcttctgtgactcccatccttagCAGCTCTAGCAcaattccatccttccatctcactcactctttacCTTGATCTTCCTTCAACTGGCTTTCTCCAGGCCCTTTTAATTAGTCCTTTATCAAGATTGCCTCCAATAACCACCTAGGATGTGAACAATCTCATATCACCACATCAGTCTGGCTAGATTATAACgtgccttctcttcttccctgggAGCAGCAAACCTGTGTGGGCTCCCAGACAGGTGAGTGCTGTGTGCTGAGAAAGGCATGGCAGAAAGTGGTGCTGAGGTCCCCAGATAACTTAGTGAACTCCTACActgagggactggagaaggtcttgaatggtaagtccttcacagctcccacagtgagggactggagaaggtcttGAATGGTAAGTCCTTCACAACTTCCacagtgagggactggagaaggtcttGAATGGTAAGTCCTTTGCAACTCCTacagtgagggactggagaaggtcttgaatggtaagtccttcacagctcccacagtaagggactggagaaggtcttGAATGGTAAGTCCTTCACAACTTCCacagtgagggactggagaaggtcttGAATGGTAAGTCCTTCACAACTTCCacagtgagggactggagaaggtcttGAATGGTAAGTCCTTTGCAACTCCTacagtgagggactggagaaggtcttgaatggtaagtccttcacagctcccacagtaagggactggagaaggtcttGAATGGTAAGTCCTTCACAACTTCCacagtgagggactggagaaggtcttgaatggtaagtccttcacagctcccacagtaagggactggagaaggtcttgaatggtaagtccttcacagctcccacagtgagggactggagaaggtcttGAATGGTAAGTCCTTCACAACTTCCACAGTGAGGGACTGAAGAAGGTCTTGAATGGTAAGTCCTTCACAGCTCCCacagtgagggactggagaaggtcttGAATGGTAAGTCCTTCACAACTTCCacagtgagggactggagaaggtcttGAATGGTAAGTCCTTCACAACTTCCacagtgagggactggagaaggtcttgaatggtaagtccttcacagctcccacagtgagggactggagaagCAACTCCCACGTTGGTGTCAGGAAAATCTTCACTGTCATggtctcttcatctccctttttttgtctttttgatgttttggtgtatttttcaagattttagtatttttttatattctaattGTTTCTCATGAAATATTCAtctctctttgtgtctttttgatgttttggATACATCTGTTGAtgatttgagtgtgtttttcagtgtttttcattatttctcttgttttggAATGCTTTGGGAATTTTTTGGTCTGGTTTTGTTAATCCTTAAATCCCTTAAGATGAAGCAATGTTGAACAAAATTCCTTTACAGGTCATTAAAAAGCATCAATTAGTTCTCCTCATAGTGAGAAAGATGCAAACTTGAAATTGTCATATAAACATTTGCTTCATATCTTGCCTCTGATAAATGAAAACATTAATTAAGGTTCTTCCACCAGGTAAAATAAATTAGCCAGATTCATTCTTCATTTAGATAAAACCACAAACATTCCTCAATTTAGcataaccaccaccagtatctcACTGTTAGCTAATCCCACACTCCCTACATgcttctgtacctcctccttcctatgatgcaaattctttcaagagggaggtttcaagacacatcttccaattttggatgatctttttgaattttcttttgggactggcagtTCAGtgggtcttgttttcttttcttttgctctttttgttgtccttggccagtcctcctgttacattaaaaaaaagagaaaataaatacgtcaaacaaataaaaaactcaCTTGGCAGGTAAATACATGTTCATAGGTATGGATGTCACAATGAACTACTACATTTGTGGTCTTCCTATTGCAGACTCCTCCAGAATCAAGGAACTGCCAGTCCAATACATCACAGGAGGCAATGCTATTGGGCTGCAAAAAAAATTCACCTTTAGGAAGTTATTTGACCAcaggtgtgtgtgcacatgtgtgtatgtgtgtgaattaaGATTGAGAAGACAGAaagtggatggagggatggaactgcaaaggatgggagtcagaAAGGAAGGTGCAAGAGACAGATACAATGACACAATATTCCTTTTTAATCTTCCCTATAAAATTTAATCTTCTTATAAAATCCTGATGTGCCTTTATTTCCATACAGCCTGCATTTTACTGCTATATTATTACACAACATAAAAGCATAATGATATACTTCAGTTTTCTTCCACAGTGACACAATTCCTTTTCAATCTTCTGTACCAGACTTTCTCTCCCTACAAACCCTCATACACTCACCTTACTTACTCTTCCTACAGCCTTCAGAAGATGCAAGAGTCAAGCCTGATGAACAAGGTGAGGACCAATTGGCTATCAGCAGGAACTTCAACTTGTGGCAGGAAGACTAAATTCACAGCCAGCCTCTCTGATGTGGCTGCAATCTTCATCCTCTTGATGGGTGATGCAGCATTTAGCTgtttgctgctgatgctgctgctgctgctgctggagtatGCAGTGGGTAGTGATGCATGTGTACAACCATggtccatattctgaagcactcTGCTCTCACTATGACCATTTTCAGAgaccacatagatgattagctgggttttcaagagaaatttctcctgttgataaatttgaaatcttgttaatatggcATTAGACCTGTATAAGTACCTCAACACCCATGTAACTTCATccagagccttttaaaagcagtggaagtgaggtttagtagtgtttcagaacatTGCCCAACATACCTAAAACTCGAAAGCATATGAACCGAGTGACAATCTCACACAAGGAGGCCAAGGCAAAGTGCATAACATAACTTAAGAATTGAAAGTCTCATATATCCTGCCATGTACATAAGAgtataatggaagctgcaagactaCACAAGGCAGGCAGTCCCTCTATAAAGCATATTAACCACACTTACAGATACATGCAAGACAAAAGGTGGCAGACAATAAGTTCTTGGGGTTTGCTGACCTGAAGGAACtgcagaaaataacaagaaacaagacacctacactttttttttttctgtacgagggacactggccaggggaaaaaaaaaaaaaaaaaaaaaaaaaaaaaaagtgtccgaagcagtagtaaaaaattgaaggataagtgtcttgaaacccctctattgaaggagttcaagtcataggaaaatggaaatacagaagcaggcagggagttccagtttaccagagaaagggatgaatgattgagaatactggttaacatttgcattagaaaggtggacagaacaggattgagagaaagaagaaagtcttgtgcagcgaggccacaggaggagggaaggcatgcagttagcaagatcagaagagcagttagtatgaaaatagtggtaaaagacagctagagatgcaacattgccctgatgagagagaggctgaagacagtcagttagaggagagaagttgatgagacaaaaagcttttgattccaccctgtctaaaagagcagtatgagtgggacccccccccagacatgtgaagtatactccatacatggacggataaggcccttgtacagaggtagcagctgggggggtgagaaaaactggcggagacatttCAGAACacgtaacttcatagaagctgttttagctagagatgagatgtgaagtttccagttcagattatacgtaaaggacagactgaggatgttcagtgtaaaagagggggacagttgagtgtcactgaagaagggatagttgtctggaaggttgtgttgagttgatagatggaggaattgagtttttgaggcattgaataatatcaaatttgctctgccccaatcagaaattttagaaagctcagaagtcaggcattctgtggcttccctgaatgaaatgtttacttcctgaagtgttggacatctatgaaaagatgtggaaaagtgcagggtggtatcatcagcataggagtggacaggacaagaagcctggtttagaaagtcattgatggataataaaaagagagtgggtgacaggacagaaccctgttaatagatttaggagaaggaaTGGCCTAAGTTAATGCTTAAGAAGttttgaaaaaggaaaaaaggtgacTGGGACGTGAGATGTGAATGCAAGTGAATGGCaacgtggggaaaaaaatataaaataccgTGAGCTGCTCTTTGCAAACactttaaaaaagaaaaaaaattatttaccattctactggaaaagaaaatacaagactataaaagaatgactgattacatggcagtgtgtgtgtgtgtgtgtgtgtgtgtgtgtgtgtgtgtgtgtgtgtgtgtgtgtgtgtgtgtgtgtgtttgtgtgtgtgtctatgtgtgtgtgtctatgtgtgtgtgtgtgtgtgtgtgtgtgtgtgtgtgtgtgtgtgtgtgtgtgtgtgtgtgtgtgtgtgtgtgtgtgtgtctgtctgtctgtctgtctgtctgtctgtctgtctgtgtgtgcgtgcgtgcgtgtgtgcatgcgtgcctgcatgtgtgtgtgtaaatttccTAAAAGAATACTTGGGatgatcaaaaaaaaaaataaataaataaataaaaaaaataaatgaataaacaaataaaaaattaaacaacacaTGAAATGGTACATTTGTCTATGCATGAGTCTCATTAGCACTGCCACACTTACAGATTAGGGCATCCAAGGTGGCTTCCACATTTTGTGTTGCCTCTGAGATTTGATGCAGGTCTGTTGAGGGTTCCACAATGTGCTGTCTGCTGTACTTGCTCTTCTGAGTTGCACTGGCTGTGGGCAAAGGAGGACCAGTGAGTGGTAGTAGTCAGAGTTCTTATGACTGTCTTCTGGACAAAAGTGAGGCATGGAAAGGATTCCAAATACAATATTAGTTAATGTTTAAGTCTTTCTGTCTACCAGGCTAGCAATCCTACATAGGCAGCCTAAACAAAGCACTATgcactcatacatacacacatcgtTCATGGTTTTAGTCCTACTGGCCCCTGCCAGAAAGAGATTGTCTCATGGACCACCCTGCTACACTCCAGACCCTAGGCATAATTAACAGTTTGCCACATACTTCCACAGGAAGGCCCAACAGTATACACAGGTTTACCACCcctgccccttcataatgagaccaTTCCCTGCTCTACACTCACTCCAATCCTTAAGCCACAACAGATGCAGGGTACTTTCTATGGACTGCGCTTCACGTTAACTGGGTTCACACAACAAAAtcatcctttatttcatctccCATCCCCACAGCTACTTCTTTACACCTCAGGTCTGTGTCTTCTAACCCATGAATACAGATGCTCCTCAACTTACAAAAACATCTGGAGATAGGAACAAGAATCCCTGGGACAAGAGTCCCCACACAAGTCCAAATTATGTTTGTCACTCCAGCACAGATTCAAATTAACCTAGTGCCATGTTTGAGCACTATCCATgcatagcaaaggagagagacacCATGTTGTTCTCATTCAACTTCTGACCTGCTAACACCAGTTTGACTGTGCTCCAAGATTTgtttgcatattttccaactttCTGATTATTGATCATGGCTGGTGACAATCATAAGGCTAGTGATGATGTGAAAATGCTAAGTGTCAAGTCATCTCAATAGAAAGTAAGATGGTTTTAATAAAGAAAcaattgtggagaaaaaaatggcaaaCAGAGCCTGCACTCATGGTACACTAGTATTTGTACAATTTATCAATTTGTTTTATTACTACATACATAATATCTTTATCAGTGAGTACAATACAGTGATGTTTTAGCACAACCTCAATGTATGCACCAAAATTAATTTACAAAATAACTCCTTATGAACAAAACAATTATGAACAACCATCTGGAACCAAACTTGTTCATATGATGAGGGAacatctgtatgtgtgtgtgtgtgtgtgtgtgtgtgtgtgtgtgtgtgtgtgtgtgtgtgtgtgtgtgtgtgtgtgtgtgtgtgtgtgtgtatatatatatatatatatatatatatatatatatatatatatatatatatatatatatatatatatatatatatatatatatatatatatatatatatatatatatatatatatatatattgtataaaaaATAACCCTTAATGCCAGATCCAACAGAGAATTCCAGATAGAAAAG
Protein-coding sequences here:
- the LOC135098630 gene encoding uncharacterized protein LOC135098630, whose product is MFIGMDVTMNYYICGLPIADSSRIKELPVQYITGGNAIGLQKKFTFRKLFDHSLQKMQESSLMNKVRTNWLSAGTSTCGRKTKFTASLSDVAAIFILLMGDAAFSCLLLMLLLLLLEYAVGSDACVQPWSIF